ATTTGGGGACTTTGCAAGGTTCCAAAAATTCAGAATGCCTGAAACTCGATAGTTTCAGGCATTTTTATCAGGATGAAAGCATCGGGTAATGCTTGTATGGGTTACCAAAATAGGCAGTATTTGAAATCATTGACAAACCTTTTGGGAAGATGTCATCTTAGGAGGACTTGAGGTGTCTTGCTTGAGAGATTTGATAGCGATGTCTATAACTTAGTTTTTATACTGAAATATCGCATTTATAAGAAAATACTTTATTTTTATACAGTCTTCTGATATAATATTGAAGAATATTAGTAAGGAGTATCTAGATGAATTTTTCATTTCTACCGCAGTTTTGGTCTTACTTTAACTATGGTGTCTTAGTAACAATTATGATTTCGGTCTGCGTGGTCTTCTTCGGAACCATCCTCGGGGTTTTGGTATCCTTGGCCAAGCGTTCTGGAATCAAACCTTTGGAGTGGCTAGTAAGCCTTTATGTTTGGGTTTTCCGTGGGACTCCTATGGTTGTGCAGATTATGATTGCTTTTAACCTCATCCACATGAACCTTCCAACTGTGCAGTTTGGGATTTTAAACCTTGATTTGTCACGTATCGTTCCGGGTATTATCGTCCTTTCTTTGAACAGTGGCGCTTATATTTCTGAGAGCGTACGTGCAGGTATCGAGTCTATTCCTAAAGGCCAGATTGAAGCAGCCTACTCACTTGGTATCCGTCCATGGAATACCATGCGTTATGTGGTCTTGCCTCAAGCTATTAAAAATATCTTGCCTGCCTTAGGTAACGAGTTTGTCACTATTATCAAGGATAGTTCGCTCTTGCAAACCATCGGGGTTATGGAATTGTGGAATGGTGCACAAACTGTTGCAACAACGACCTACTTGACTTTGACGCCGCTCTTGTTCGCAGCCTTCTATTATTTGATTGTAACAACAGCTATGACGGCACTCTTGAAACAAATGGAACAACGACTTGGGGAGGGACGTAAATAATGGCAGAAACAATTATTGAGATTAAAAATCTTCACAAGTATTTTGGTAAGAATGAAGTTCTCAAAGGGATTGATCTAGATATTAAAAAGGGTGAAGTAGTGGTTATCATTGGTCCTTCAGGATCAGGAAAATCAACCTTCCTACGCTCAATGAACTTGCTTGAGAAACCTACCAAAGGCGTTATTTCTTTTGAAGGTGTGGATATTACAGATAAGAATAACGATATTTTCAAAATGCGTGAAAAAATGGGAATGGTTTTCCAACAGTTTAACCTCTTCCCTAACATGACAGTTAAGGAAAATATCACCTTGTCACCGATTAAAACCAAGGGTGTTTCAAAAGCTGATGCGGACGCGAAAGCTATGGAACTTTTAGAAAAGGTTGGCTTGAAAGATAAGGCAGATGCCTACCCAACAAGTCTATCTGGTGGTCAGCAACAACGTATTGCGATCGCACGTGGTTTGGCTATGGATCCAGATGTTCTCTTGTTTGACGAACCAACATCAGCCCTTGACCCAGAAATGGTTGGTGAAGTTCTTGCAGTTATGCAGGACCTTGCTAAATCAGGGATGACAATGGCAATTGTTACCCACGAAATGGGCTTTGCTTATGAGGTGGCTGATCGTGTTATCTTTATGGATGGCGGTGTTATTGTAGAAGAAGGCACACCACAAGAGATTTTCGACAATACTAAGGAAGATCGTACTAAGGATTTCTTGAGTAAGGTTTTGTAAGATATTCATTAAGTATGTATACATTGTTTGTGAAGGCTGGAACTTTTCCGGCCTTTTCTTTTTGTGCTCTGCTTTTCTAGAATCATTCTTGTTTAAGATAATTTTTCGGAAAAGATGGATAAATATGCTATAATGATGCCATATCAAAAATAATAAAGTAGGTCAAGAAAAATGCTCATATATGATGCGGCCTTAAAAACGCCTTACCGGATTCTTGGCATTAACCTCCCTAAGGATAGTCTTTTGCACTTATCTAACCTAGGGCTGGCTGCCGGTGAAATGATTGAGGTGGTAACTAAGACCAAGAACAGTGCTATTATTATCGTAAAGGGGAGTCGCTTAGCCTTTGATGCTTCGATTCTAGATAAGATTGATTTGGCACCTGCAGAGGAAGATCAGGAAAAGATACCTCTTTCTGAATTACCAGTTGGACGTTCGGCTATCGTTACTGATATTTTTTCAGCAAATGAGACCAAACGGCGTCTTATGGATATGGGAATTACAAAGCGTACTCGGGTCTTATTGCGTAAGGTAGCCCCTTTGGGAGATCCTCTAGAAATTAGCTTGAGAGGGTATGAATTAACCCTACGCAAGTCGGAGGCGCAAATGATTAGTGTGGTCATGCTGGACGAGGGAGAGGAAAAATGACAGAAATTGCATTAATAGGTAATCCTAATAGTGGTAAAACCAGTTTATTCAACCTGATAACAGGGACCAATCAGCGTGTTGGTAACTGGCCGGGTGTTACTGTAGAACGAAAAAGTGGTCTGGTCAAAAAGAATAAGGATTTAGAAATCCAGGATTTACCAGGGATTTACTCAATGTCACCCTATAGCCCTGAAGAAAAGGTAGCGCGTGACTATTTGTTGAGCCAAAGGGCCGAAAGTATTCTAAATGTGGTTGATGCGACTAATTTGGAGCGTAACCTTTATCTGACAACGCAGTTGATTGAGACAGGTATTCCAGTCACTTTAGCACTTAACATGAGTGATGTTTTGGAGGCTCAGGGAAAACAGATTAATGTTGATAAATTATCTTATCATCTAGGCGTCCCAGTAGTAGCTACTAGTGCTCTCAAACAAACTGGTGTGGATCAGGTAGTGAAGAAGGCAGCTCATACGACGACTTCTACAGTCGGTGATATTGCTTTTCCAATTTATGATGATAAATTAGAAGCTGCCATCTCACAAATTTTGGAAGTTTTGGGAAATTCGGTACCGCAAAGGTCTGCGCGTTTTTATGCCATTAAACTCTTTGAACACGATGCTTTAGTTGAGGCTGAGCTAGACTTGTCCCCATTCCAACGAAAAGAAATCAAAGATATCATTCGTATCACTGAGGAAATTTTCACCGAAGACGCAGAGTCAATTGTCATTAATGAGCGTTATGCCTTTATTGAACGCGTCTGTCAGATGGCTCAAAGTCATACGGAAGATTTTGCTCTGACCTTGTCAGATAAGATTGATAGGATTGTCACCAACCGTATTTTGGCCTTGCCAATTTTCGCAGCAGTTATGTATTTGGTTTATTTCTTATCTATCCAAACTGTTGGAACCATGTGGACAGACTGGGCTAACGATGTGCTTTTTGGTAAGTATGTTCCAGATTTGGTAACTTCTGGTCTTGACTTTCTTCAAGTTCAGGATTGGCTTAAGTCTTTGATTGTTGATGGTATCGTCGCTGGGATTGGGACAGTACTAGGGTTCCTTCCTCAAATTTTTGTGCTCTTTATCTGTTTGGGTGTGCTTGAGGACATTGGATATATGAGTCGTATTGCCTTTGTTATGGACCGTATTTTCCGACGTTTTGGGCTTTCTGGAAAATCCTTTATTCCCATGTTGATTTCGACAGGTTG
The DNA window shown above is from Streptococcus salivarius and carries:
- a CDS encoding amino acid ABC transporter permease, which produces MNFSFLPQFWSYFNYGVLVTIMISVCVVFFGTILGVLVSLAKRSGIKPLEWLVSLYVWVFRGTPMVVQIMIAFNLIHMNLPTVQFGILNLDLSRIVPGIIVLSLNSGAYISESVRAGIESIPKGQIEAAYSLGIRPWNTMRYVVLPQAIKNILPALGNEFVTIIKDSSLLQTIGVMELWNGAQTVATTTYLTLTPLLFAAFYYLIVTTAMTALLKQMEQRLGEGRK
- a CDS encoding amino acid ABC transporter ATP-binding protein; the protein is MAETIIEIKNLHKYFGKNEVLKGIDLDIKKGEVVVIIGPSGSGKSTFLRSMNLLEKPTKGVISFEGVDITDKNNDIFKMREKMGMVFQQFNLFPNMTVKENITLSPIKTKGVSKADADAKAMELLEKVGLKDKADAYPTSLSGGQQQRIAIARGLAMDPDVLLFDEPTSALDPEMVGEVLAVMQDLAKSGMTMAIVTHEMGFAYEVADRVIFMDGGVIVEEGTPQEIFDNTKEDRTKDFLSKVL
- the feoB gene encoding ferrous iron transport protein B, which produces MTEIALIGNPNSGKTSLFNLITGTNQRVGNWPGVTVERKSGLVKKNKDLEIQDLPGIYSMSPYSPEEKVARDYLLSQRAESILNVVDATNLERNLYLTTQLIETGIPVTLALNMSDVLEAQGKQINVDKLSYHLGVPVVATSALKQTGVDQVVKKAAHTTTSTVGDIAFPIYDDKLEAAISQILEVLGNSVPQRSARFYAIKLFEHDALVEAELDLSPFQRKEIKDIIRITEEIFTEDAESIVINERYAFIERVCQMAQSHTEDFALTLSDKIDRIVTNRILALPIFAAVMYLVYFLSIQTVGTMWTDWANDVLFGKYVPDLVTSGLDFLQVQDWLKSLIVDGIVAGIGTVLGFLPQIFVLFICLGVLEDIGYMSRIAFVMDRIFRRFGLSGKSFIPMLISTGCGVPAVMSSRTIENERDRRITIMTATFMPCSAKLEIIALIAGAFFPSNSLVAPSTYFIGMAAIILSGIALKKTSFLGGLTSPFIMELPAYHWPKAMSVLRYAFGKAMSFVKRAGTIIFSLTVLIWFMSNYNFTLHTVDTEASILATLGRSLSWIFDPLGFGNWKATVAALTGLAAKETVVATFGILYHNSSEAGLAAALRGDYSSLAAYSFLVFNLLCAPCFAAIGAIKREMANLKWTVGAIGFQTGLAYCVSLILYQFGQVILYGKSMTIWTFVAFLLLVTMIYFVVRKPRQIKDQIISLDNLQEAHI
- a CDS encoding ferrous iron transport protein A; the encoded protein is MLIYDAALKTPYRILGINLPKDSLLHLSNLGLAAGEMIEVVTKTKNSAIIIVKGSRLAFDASILDKIDLAPAEEDQEKIPLSELPVGRSAIVTDIFSANETKRRLMDMGITKRTRVLLRKVAPLGDPLEISLRGYELTLRKSEAQMISVVMLDEGEEK